A genomic segment from Alkalilimnicola ehrlichii MLHE-1 encodes:
- the mutY gene encoding A/G-specific adenine glycosylase has product MADRPGAPGTEEEAVNRTRAAILAWFDRHGRHDLPWQHPATPYRVWVSEVMLQQTQVATVVPYFHRFMRRFPSPRALADAPQEEVLALWAGLGYYARARNLHRAAQHIRDQYGGELPADLDALEALPGIGRSTAGAIHSLGQGRRAVILDGNVKRVLARWHAVDGWPGRTAVARRLWALAEHYTPAHRCADYNQAMMDLGATVCTRRTPRCHECPLQARCAGHASGRPEAWPTPKPKRRRPLRQTRMLILQHGDRVLLQRRPPSGVWGGLWSLPEAAVDADPKSAAAALGLKVDQAGHWPPLRHAFSHFELDIHPIHLRVSGAGQAVKESDTLWQSIHDTGARAVAAPVARLLERLREYTP; this is encoded by the coding sequence ATGGCGGACCGCCCCGGCGCACCGGGCACTGAGGAGGAGGCGGTCAATCGGACCCGGGCGGCGATCCTGGCCTGGTTCGACCGCCACGGCCGCCACGACCTGCCCTGGCAGCATCCGGCCACCCCCTACCGGGTGTGGGTCTCGGAGGTGATGCTGCAACAGACCCAGGTGGCCACCGTGGTGCCCTACTTCCACCGTTTCATGCGCCGATTCCCCAGCCCGCGTGCGCTGGCGGACGCACCACAGGAGGAGGTGCTGGCGCTCTGGGCCGGGCTGGGTTACTACGCCCGCGCCCGCAACCTGCACCGGGCCGCGCAACACATCCGCGATCAATACGGCGGGGAACTGCCCGCAGACCTGGACGCCCTGGAGGCCCTCCCCGGCATCGGCCGCTCCACCGCCGGCGCCATCCACTCCCTCGGCCAGGGGCGCCGGGCGGTCATCCTGGATGGCAACGTCAAGCGGGTGCTGGCCCGCTGGCATGCGGTGGACGGCTGGCCCGGCCGGACCGCCGTCGCCCGCCGGCTGTGGGCGCTCGCCGAGCACTACACCCCGGCCCACCGCTGCGCCGACTACAACCAGGCCATGATGGACCTGGGCGCTACCGTCTGCACCCGGCGCACCCCCCGCTGCCATGAGTGCCCACTGCAGGCCCGATGCGCCGGCCACGCCAGCGGCCGGCCGGAGGCCTGGCCCACCCCGAAACCCAAGCGCCGGCGCCCGCTGCGCCAGACCCGCATGCTCATTCTCCAGCACGGCGACCGGGTGCTGCTGCAGCGCCGCCCCCCGAGCGGCGTCTGGGGCGGCCTCTGGAGCTTGCCCGAGGCGGCCGTGGACGCCGACCCGAAGAGCGCGGCGGCCGCGCTCGGCCTCAAGGTCGACCAGGCCGGCCACTGGCCGCCCCTGCGCCACGCCTTCAGCCACTTTGAACTGGACATCCACCCGATTCACCTGCGGGTTTCCGGGGCGGGCCAAGCGGTGAAGGAGAGTGATACACTTTGGCAATCCATTCATGACACCGGCGCCCGGGCGGTGGCCGCCCCGGTGGCCCGGTTACTGGAACGACTCAGGGAGTACACACCATGA
- a CDS encoding branched-chain amino acid transaminase, with protein sequence MSMDDRDGVIWLDGQLVPWRDARIHVLTHTLHYGMGVFEGIRAYNTERGTAIFRLPEHTRRFFGSARILQMDIGYDQDTINQAIVQCVRENNLQSAYIRPMSFYGSEGMGLHADNLKVHTMIAAWEWGAYLGAENMERGIRIKTSSFTRHHVNVTMCRAKANGNYMNSMMALQEATRDGYDEALLLDVDGFVCEGSGENFFMVRDGVLYTPELTSCLEGITRDTVITLAGEMGIPVKEKRITRDEAYLADEAFFTGTAAEVTPIRELDNRTIGEGCRGPITGKLQQAYFDAVEGRSPGHEGWLTFV encoded by the coding sequence ATGAGTATGGACGACCGCGACGGCGTCATCTGGCTGGACGGCCAACTCGTCCCCTGGCGCGATGCGCGCATCCACGTGCTCACCCACACCCTGCATTACGGCATGGGGGTCTTCGAGGGCATCCGCGCTTACAACACCGAGCGCGGCACCGCCATCTTCCGCCTGCCGGAGCACACCCGGCGCTTTTTCGGCTCCGCGCGCATCCTGCAGATGGACATCGGCTACGACCAGGACACCATCAACCAGGCGATCGTCCAGTGCGTGCGCGAAAACAACCTGCAGAGTGCCTACATCCGGCCGATGAGCTTCTACGGCTCCGAGGGCATGGGCCTGCACGCCGACAACCTCAAGGTACACACCATGATCGCCGCCTGGGAGTGGGGGGCCTACCTGGGGGCGGAGAACATGGAACGGGGCATCCGTATCAAGACCAGCTCCTTCACCCGCCACCACGTCAACGTGACCATGTGCCGGGCCAAGGCCAACGGCAACTACATGAACTCGATGATGGCGCTGCAGGAGGCCACCCGCGACGGCTACGACGAGGCCCTGCTGCTGGACGTGGACGGCTTTGTCTGCGAGGGCTCGGGTGAGAACTTCTTCATGGTGCGCGACGGCGTGCTCTACACCCCCGAGCTGACCTCCTGCCTGGAGGGCATCACCCGCGACACCGTGATCACCCTGGCCGGGGAGATGGGCATCCCGGTGAAGGAAAAGCGCATCACCCGCGACGAGGCCTATCTGGCGGACGAGGCCTTCTTCACCGGCACGGCTGCGGAGGTCACGCCGATCCGCGAGCTGGACAACCGCACCATCGGCGAGGGCTGCCGCGGCCCCATCACCGGAAAGCTCCAGCAGGCCTACTTCGATGCCGTGGAGGGGCGCAGCCCCGGTCACGAGGGTTGGCTGACCTTCGTCTAA
- a CDS encoding host attachment protein, whose protein sequence is MSEYCVVVAQGSRARFFTLEPAEVPEMEGGPNLVERQALTNTEHQAHEEAVWSDIRRGRNRSPSGNAHGYDEHRKNHDDEMERRFAKDIADTLNQMTAKNGTRRVVLCAEKRMLGFLRPSMNGRLHGNLELREVPKDLTRLNTTQLHQRLADEGHLPRRRTPTH, encoded by the coding sequence ATGAGCGAGTACTGCGTTGTGGTTGCCCAGGGCTCACGCGCCCGGTTCTTCACCCTGGAGCCGGCAGAGGTGCCGGAGATGGAGGGGGGGCCGAATCTGGTGGAGCGACAAGCGTTGACCAACACCGAGCATCAGGCCCATGAAGAGGCTGTCTGGAGCGACATCCGCCGCGGCAGAAACCGATCCCCCAGCGGTAACGCCCACGGGTACGACGAGCACCGGAAGAACCACGACGATGAGATGGAGCGTCGCTTTGCGAAGGATATCGCAGACACCCTCAACCAGATGACCGCCAAGAACGGTACCCGGCGCGTGGTATTGTGCGCCGAGAAGCGCATGCTGGGTTTTCTGCGCCCGAGCATGAATGGTCGCCTGCACGGTAACCTGGAGCTGCGCGAGGTCCCGAAGGACCTCACCCGCCTGAACACCACCCAGTTGCACCAGCGGTTGGCCGACGAGGGCCACCTGCCGCGCCGCCGGACGCCCACCCACTAA
- the glnE gene encoding bifunctional [glutamate--ammonia ligase]-adenylyl-L-tyrosine phosphorylase/[glutamate--ammonia-ligase] adenylyltransferase produces the protein MATTDRIPDDALTALPDPLAEAVREALADWPADEALPDDPEVLRTLPRAWACSEFITRSCQRCPQRLRDLAESGDLTRRYAADELRDNLATALSEVRDEPGLHLALRRFRNREILRIAWRDLVGWADLEETLRDLSELAEACIDLPLDILYHWLCERMGTPRDGDGNQQRMVVLGMGKLGGQELNFSSDIDLIFCFPESGETDGRRPRDNQEFFIRLGRQLITALDKHTPDGQVFRVDMRLRPNGDSGPLALSFAAMEHYYQHQGREWERYAMIKARVVGGDYQAGEALLADLRPFVYRRYLDFGALEELRGMKAKVMAQVRLKGMEDNLKLGPGGIREVEFIGQAFQLIRGGRDRRLQERRILHVLDYLREIHLLPDYVVSELTEGYRFLREAENRLQAIGDRQTHEIPDNPLDRQRLALAMGFDDWAAFQSRLDRVQHQVHGHFEQVFAAPQAESDEGSEPSALDVLWLGELEPETVRGQLGELGFDDAQAVERRLRTLRESSVARALSRQGRHRLDRLIPLLIGAACNADQPDLALIRSLDLVETIARRTAYLSLLVEHPMALSQLIQLCDGSAWIARYLAHHPLLLDELLDPRSLYKPLGREALAEELREWLRPIEEHDLEEQMEALRLFKQTNTLRVAAADISGAVPVMVVSDYLTGIAEVVLEEAVGVVYRHLVARHGRPLCRMDGETVEAGFAVIAYGKLGSIELGYGSDLDLVFIHDTRGEAQQTDGPRPLDNPVFFARLTQRLIHVLNTQTPGGVLYEVDTRLRPSGKAGLLATSLEAFARYQREEAWTWEHQALVRARAVAGCQALCRAFETLREELLCQPRAPEPLREEVRNMRERMRDEKASRDPGLFDIKQDRGGITDIEFMVQYAVLAAAHEHPELIRYPDNVRLLGALGRCGWLPNGDADRLAEAYRAYRGRLHRLTLQEAGGSVPAEEFQQHRETVTAIWERLMGGD, from the coding sequence ATGGCAACCACAGACCGCATCCCCGACGACGCCCTCACCGCCCTGCCCGATCCGTTGGCCGAGGCCGTGCGCGAGGCACTGGCCGACTGGCCCGCCGACGAGGCCCTGCCCGATGACCCGGAGGTCCTTCGGACCCTGCCCCGCGCCTGGGCCTGCAGCGAGTTCATAACGCGCAGTTGTCAGCGCTGTCCGCAGCGCCTGCGCGACTTGGCGGAGAGCGGTGACCTCACCCGCCGCTATGCCGCCGACGAACTCCGGGATAACCTCGCGACCGCCCTCTCGGAGGTCCGCGACGAACCGGGCCTGCACCTGGCCCTGCGCCGGTTTCGCAACCGGGAGATACTGCGTATCGCCTGGCGCGATCTGGTGGGCTGGGCCGATCTGGAGGAAACCCTGCGTGACCTCTCCGAACTGGCCGAGGCCTGCATCGACCTGCCGCTGGACATCCTCTACCACTGGCTGTGCGAGCGCATGGGCACCCCCCGCGACGGTGACGGCAACCAGCAACGGATGGTGGTGCTGGGCATGGGCAAACTGGGCGGCCAGGAGCTGAATTTCTCCTCCGACATCGACCTGATCTTCTGCTTTCCGGAGTCCGGCGAGACGGACGGGCGCCGGCCCCGCGACAACCAGGAGTTCTTCATCCGCCTGGGCCGCCAACTGATCACCGCACTGGACAAACACACCCCCGACGGCCAGGTCTTCCGGGTCGACATGCGCCTGCGCCCCAACGGCGACAGCGGCCCGCTGGCGCTCTCCTTCGCCGCCATGGAGCACTACTACCAGCACCAAGGCCGGGAGTGGGAGCGCTACGCCATGATCAAGGCCCGGGTGGTGGGCGGCGACTATCAGGCCGGCGAGGCACTGCTGGCCGATTTGCGCCCCTTCGTCTACCGGCGCTACCTCGACTTCGGCGCCCTGGAGGAACTGCGGGGCATGAAGGCCAAGGTCATGGCCCAGGTCCGGCTCAAAGGCATGGAGGACAACCTCAAGCTTGGCCCCGGGGGTATCCGCGAGGTGGAGTTTATCGGCCAGGCATTCCAACTGATCCGCGGCGGACGTGATCGCCGGCTGCAGGAGCGCCGCATCCTGCATGTGCTGGACTACCTGCGGGAGATTCATCTGCTACCGGACTACGTGGTCAGCGAGCTGACCGAGGGCTATCGGTTTCTGCGCGAGGCGGAGAACCGGCTGCAGGCCATCGGCGACCGCCAGACCCACGAGATCCCGGACAATCCCCTGGACCGCCAGCGCCTGGCACTGGCCATGGGCTTCGACGACTGGGCCGCCTTCCAGTCCCGGCTCGACCGGGTGCAGCACCAGGTGCACGGCCATTTCGAGCAGGTGTTCGCCGCCCCACAGGCGGAGAGCGATGAGGGCAGTGAACCCAGTGCGCTGGACGTCCTGTGGCTGGGGGAACTGGAGCCGGAAACGGTCCGCGGGCAGTTGGGCGAACTCGGCTTCGACGACGCCCAGGCGGTGGAGCGGCGCCTGCGCACCCTGCGCGAGAGCAGCGTGGCCCGCGCCCTGTCCCGCCAGGGCCGGCACCGGCTGGACCGGCTCATCCCGCTGTTGATTGGCGCCGCCTGCAATGCCGATCAGCCCGATCTTGCCCTGATCCGCAGTCTCGACCTGGTGGAGACCATCGCCCGGCGCACCGCCTACCTGTCGCTCCTGGTCGAGCACCCCATGGCGCTGTCACAGCTTATCCAGTTGTGCGACGGCAGCGCCTGGATCGCTCGCTACCTGGCCCACCACCCCCTGCTGCTGGACGAGCTGCTGGACCCGCGCAGCCTCTACAAGCCGCTGGGCCGGGAGGCCCTGGCCGAGGAACTGCGGGAGTGGCTGCGCCCCATCGAAGAGCACGACCTGGAAGAGCAGATGGAGGCCTTGCGGCTGTTCAAGCAGACCAACACCCTGCGGGTGGCCGCGGCCGACATCAGCGGCGCCGTGCCGGTCATGGTGGTCAGTGACTACCTTACCGGCATCGCCGAGGTGGTGCTGGAGGAGGCGGTGGGCGTGGTCTACCGCCATCTGGTGGCCCGCCATGGCCGCCCCCTCTGCCGGATGGACGGGGAGACGGTGGAGGCCGGCTTTGCCGTCATCGCCTACGGCAAGCTGGGGAGCATCGAACTGGGCTACGGCTCCGACCTGGACCTGGTCTTCATCCACGACACCCGCGGTGAGGCGCAACAGACCGATGGCCCCCGCCCGCTGGACAACCCGGTCTTTTTCGCCCGCCTCACCCAGCGGCTGATCCATGTGCTCAATACCCAGACACCCGGCGGCGTGCTCTACGAGGTGGACACCCGCCTGCGCCCCAGCGGCAAGGCCGGCCTGCTGGCCACCAGTCTGGAGGCCTTCGCCCGCTATCAGCGTGAGGAGGCCTGGACCTGGGAGCACCAGGCGTTGGTCCGCGCCCGGGCGGTGGCCGGGTGCCAGGCACTCTGTCGCGCCTTTGAGACGCTGCGCGAGGAGTTGCTCTGCCAGCCGCGCGCGCCGGAGCCGCTGCGCGAAGAGGTCCGCAACATGCGCGAGCGCATGCGGGACGAGAAGGCCAGTCGCGACCCGGGGCTTTTCGACATCAAACAGGACCGGGGCGGTATCACCGACATCGAGTTCATGGTTCAATATGCGGTTCTGGCAGCCGCCCACGAACACCCCGAACTGATCCGCTACCCGGACAACGTCCGGCTGCTGGGTGCGCTGGGGCGTTGCGGCTGGCTGCCCAACGGCGACGCCGACCGCCTGGCCGAGGCCTATCGCGCCTACCGTGGCCGCCTGCACCGGCTGACCCTGCAGGAGGCCGGCGGCAGCGTCCCCGCCGAGGAGTTCCAGCAGCACCGGGAGACCGTGACCGCCATCTGGGAGCGCCTGATGGGGGGCGACTGA
- a CDS encoding Na/Pi cotransporter family protein, protein MSLRAVVLAIVLGILAWGFWQSGDFTEIAAGVAIFLFGMMSLEQGFRTFTGGTLETLLEASTNRLWKSVGFGIASTTLMQSSTLVSLVTISFVSAQMIPLAAGIGVVLGTNLGTTTGAWLIAGLGLRVNISAYAMPLLVFAIVLMFQRGKMAKGAGNILLGIGFLFLGIHYMKEGFDAFQETFDLAAYSMEGMAGLLVYIGIGMLITVIMQSSHATLLVVITALAAGQVTYENGLALAIGANLGTAVTTALGGMTAHLGGKRLAVAHVVFNIVTAVVAVAFMDWIRLGVDFGGNLLGFAEDDFLLRLALFHTLFNLLGVMIFAPFTKQFASLLEHYVTFVSKRTVRPQFLHKDALKVPEVTVAAVRKEVWHLYENAFSLITHGLSLRRTVVRSEQSLSDAVARTQRIMPLDIDDDYEQRIKSLQSAIVEFISESGTSGDTPAAATEQLYELRHASQNIVLAVKDMKHLHKNLSRLGLSRNRAIRERYDEIRLLIAGLLREIEQLRQEEPGASTVLALDAYKVSVERFYRGFSARLEEAIRERRMRGAEATSLMNDAGYAYDIARLLIEAAQILLVAKEKEVRLAQSQVALSDEEIQAAVEEVSSESKGRTL, encoded by the coding sequence ATGAGTCTCCGCGCGGTGGTGCTCGCCATTGTCCTGGGCATCCTGGCCTGGGGCTTCTGGCAGAGTGGAGATTTCACCGAGATCGCCGCCGGCGTGGCCATCTTCCTGTTCGGCATGATGTCGCTGGAGCAGGGTTTCCGCACCTTTACCGGCGGCACCCTGGAGACCCTGCTCGAGGCTTCCACCAATCGGTTGTGGAAGAGCGTGGGCTTCGGCATCGCCAGCACCACGCTGATGCAGTCCAGCACCCTGGTCTCGCTGGTCACCATCTCCTTCGTCAGCGCCCAGATGATCCCGCTGGCCGCGGGCATCGGCGTGGTGCTGGGGACCAACCTGGGGACCACCACGGGTGCCTGGCTGATCGCCGGCCTGGGCCTGCGGGTGAACATCTCCGCCTACGCCATGCCGTTACTGGTCTTCGCCATCGTGCTGATGTTCCAGCGCGGTAAGATGGCCAAGGGGGCGGGCAATATCCTGCTGGGCATCGGCTTTCTCTTCCTGGGTATCCACTACATGAAGGAGGGCTTCGACGCCTTCCAGGAGACCTTCGACCTGGCCGCCTACTCCATGGAGGGGATGGCCGGGCTGCTGGTCTACATCGGCATCGGCATGCTCATCACGGTGATCATGCAGTCCAGCCACGCCACCTTGCTGGTGGTGATCACCGCCCTGGCGGCCGGGCAGGTCACCTACGAGAACGGCCTGGCCCTGGCCATCGGCGCCAACCTGGGGACGGCGGTGACCACGGCCCTGGGTGGCATGACCGCGCACCTGGGCGGCAAGCGGCTGGCGGTGGCGCACGTGGTCTTTAATATCGTGACCGCCGTGGTGGCGGTGGCGTTCATGGACTGGATCCGTTTGGGTGTGGATTTCGGCGGCAACCTGCTGGGCTTTGCCGAGGACGACTTTCTGCTTCGCCTGGCGCTGTTCCATACCCTGTTCAATTTGTTGGGCGTGATGATCTTCGCGCCCTTCACCAAGCAGTTTGCCAGCCTGCTGGAGCACTATGTGACATTCGTCTCCAAGCGCACGGTCAGGCCGCAGTTCCTGCACAAGGACGCGCTGAAGGTGCCGGAGGTCACCGTGGCCGCAGTGCGCAAGGAGGTCTGGCACCTGTACGAGAATGCCTTTTCGCTGATCACCCACGGGCTCAGTCTGCGGCGCACGGTGGTTCGCTCCGAGCAGTCGTTGAGCGACGCTGTGGCCCGTACCCAGCGCATCATGCCGCTGGATATCGATGACGATTACGAGCAGCGGATCAAGAGCCTGCAGAGCGCCATCGTGGAATTCATCAGCGAGAGCGGGACCAGTGGTGATACTCCGGCCGCCGCCACCGAGCAGCTCTACGAACTGCGCCACGCCAGCCAGAATATTGTGCTGGCGGTGAAGGACATGAAGCACTTGCACAAGAACCTGTCGCGGCTTGGCCTGTCCCGTAACCGCGCCATCCGCGAGCGCTACGACGAGATCCGGCTGCTGATTGCAGGGCTGTTGCGCGAGATTGAGCAACTGCGCCAGGAGGAACCCGGAGCCTCCACCGTACTCGCGCTTGATGCCTACAAGGTCAGCGTGGAGCGCTTCTACCGGGGGTTCAGCGCCCGGCTGGAGGAGGCGATCAGGGAGCGGCGCATGCGCGGTGCCGAGGCCACCTCGCTGATGAATGATGCGGGGTACGCCTATGATATTGCCCGTCTGCTTATCGAGGCGGCGCAGATCTTGCTGGTGGCCAAGGAAAAGGAGGTGCGCCTGGCGCAGAGTCAGGTCGCGCTCAGCGATGAAGAGATTCAGGCGGCTGTCGAGGAGGTCTCCTCTGAGAGCAAGGGGCGGACGTTGTGA
- a CDS encoding oxidative damage protection protein produces the protein MTRMVQCVRLGREAEGLPRPPYPGELGKRIYENVSKEAWQEWLRHQTMLINEYRLTPVEPRARQFLEKEMENFFFGDGSSAPPDYQPE, from the coding sequence ATGACGCGGATGGTGCAATGCGTGCGACTGGGCAGGGAGGCCGAGGGCCTGCCCCGCCCCCCCTACCCCGGCGAGCTGGGCAAGCGCATCTACGAAAACGTCTCCAAGGAGGCCTGGCAGGAGTGGCTCCGCCACCAGACCATGCTCATCAACGAGTACCGCCTCACCCCCGTGGAGCCGCGCGCCCGCCAGTTCCTGGAGAAGGAGATGGAGAACTTCTTCTTCGGTGACGGCTCCTCCGCACCGCCGGACTACCAGCCCGAGTGA
- the queC gene encoding 7-cyano-7-deazaguanine synthase QueC — MSETADTNQTAVVLFSGGQDSTTCLAWALARYHRVHTVAFDYGQRHRVELACRQRVREAIGQHFAGWGARLGEDHLLDLTSLGEISDTSLTRERAIEIRDSGLPDTFVPGRNLLFLTYAAALAWRLQARHLITGVCETDYSGYPDCRDDTIKALQVALNLGMDSHFVLHTPLMWRDKAQTWALAETLGGADLVELIAEHTHTCYLGDRTQRHDWGYGCGECPACRLRAQGWRRHRGLC, encoded by the coding sequence ATGTCCGAGACTGCCGACACCAATCAGACCGCCGTCGTCCTCTTCTCCGGCGGGCAGGACTCCACCACCTGTCTGGCCTGGGCGCTGGCCCGTTACCACCGGGTCCACACCGTGGCCTTCGACTACGGCCAGCGCCACCGGGTGGAGCTGGCGTGCCGACAGCGGGTGCGCGAGGCCATCGGCCAGCACTTCGCCGGCTGGGGTGCGCGGCTGGGCGAGGACCACCTGCTGGACCTGACCAGCCTGGGTGAGATCAGTGACACCAGCCTGACCCGCGAGCGCGCCATCGAGATCCGCGACAGCGGCCTGCCGGACACCTTCGTGCCCGGGCGCAACCTGTTGTTCCTCACCTACGCGGCGGCGCTGGCCTGGCGGCTGCAGGCCCGGCACCTAATCACCGGCGTCTGCGAGACCGACTACTCCGGCTATCCGGACTGCCGTGACGACACCATCAAGGCCCTGCAGGTGGCCCTGAACCTGGGCATGGACAGCCACTTCGTGCTGCACACGCCGCTGATGTGGCGGGACAAGGCCCAGACCTGGGCGCTGGCCGAGACCCTCGGCGGAGCCGACCTGGTAGAGCTCATTGCCGAGCACACCCACACCTGCTACCTGGGCGATCGGACACAGCGTCACGATTGGGGTTACGGCTGTGGCGAATGCCCGGCCTGCCGGCTGCGCGCCCAGGGTTGGCGCCGCCACCGCGGCCTTTGCTAG
- a CDS encoding AsmA family protein, whose protein sequence is MGNIIKWLLIGLGGLLGLIVIALVAVLLLVDPNDYRDRIEAAVEQETGRSLTIEGDLSLSIFPWLALELGRTTLADAEGFHDAPFLEVDQVDVGVQLVPLLLRRELVTRTVVLDGLTVRLMVDEQGRGNWEDLLPEEADPEPAPMPDEPRAPRDLGETLANVGGLDIRNARLSWEDRQSALRLQVDPFNLDLDAVRIDDPMQLQMDWVLTGDDLPRVAGELSSAITVDGTLSHLALDGLRLEVTASGDDLPADGIAASLRGNPRVDLDAQALDWPDLVLETLGLRAELALQGRQTDTGPEAEGRLQVATFNLRELIARLELDAPDTADPDVLTRVGLSGDLRWADEVLHLTGLDWRLDDTTLNGEISMHDFAGPGARFDLAVDEIDLDRYLPEPAETANGPGEPGPAGAGEIELPLELLRGLDLAGDFRVGRLKVAGLRMSDIHARLHTDNGLIRLDPTSAALYDGRYEGRLQLDARPDIPQYAVRAQLEGIDFDPLITDLTGDESLLLGRGNLVLDVTTRGNNMDALTATLNGNGRFRVTDGAIRGINLAKTLRDAQDRLRGRSPEDTDEPRRTDFSELTGSFVINNGVVRNDDLSAQSPLLRVTGNGQANLPDETIDYRLRTSVVGTLKGQDGQPREELRGLTIPLRFRGDLYDPSISVDIAEALRGEQLERIEREVERGRERLREDVEDRLRGLFD, encoded by the coding sequence ATGGGCAACATCATCAAATGGTTACTGATCGGACTGGGCGGTCTGCTCGGCCTGATTGTCATTGCCCTAGTGGCGGTGTTGCTGCTGGTGGACCCCAACGACTACCGCGACCGCATCGAGGCCGCCGTGGAGCAGGAGACCGGCCGCAGCCTCACCATCGAGGGGGACCTCTCGCTCAGCATCTTCCCCTGGCTGGCCCTGGAACTGGGCCGCACCACCCTGGCCGACGCCGAGGGCTTTCATGACGCCCCCTTTCTCGAGGTGGACCAGGTCGATGTGGGGGTGCAGCTGGTGCCACTGCTGCTGCGCCGGGAGCTGGTCACCCGCACGGTGGTGCTCGATGGCCTGACGGTCCGGCTGATGGTGGATGAACAGGGCCGCGGCAACTGGGAGGACCTGCTGCCAGAGGAGGCGGACCCCGAGCCGGCACCCATGCCCGACGAACCACGGGCGCCCCGCGATCTGGGTGAGACCCTGGCCAACGTCGGCGGCCTGGACATCCGTAACGCGCGGCTGAGCTGGGAGGACCGGCAGAGCGCCCTGCGGCTGCAGGTGGATCCGTTCAACCTGGATCTGGACGCCGTGCGCATCGACGACCCCATGCAACTGCAAATGGACTGGGTGCTGACCGGGGATGACCTGCCCCGGGTGGCCGGCGAACTGAGCAGTGCCATTACCGTCGACGGCACCCTCAGCCACCTGGCGCTGGACGGCCTGCGTCTGGAGGTCACCGCCAGCGGCGACGACCTGCCCGCGGACGGCATCGCCGCCAGCCTCCGGGGCAATCCCCGGGTCGACCTGGACGCGCAGGCCCTGGACTGGCCCGACCTGGTGCTGGAAACCCTCGGGCTGCGCGCGGAGCTGGCCCTTCAGGGACGCCAGACCGACACCGGCCCGGAGGCCGAGGGCCGGCTGCAGGTGGCAACGTTCAACCTGCGCGAGCTGATAGCGCGCCTGGAGCTGGACGCGCCCGACACCGCCGATCCCGATGTGCTCACCCGGGTGGGCCTGTCGGGCGACCTGCGCTGGGCGGACGAGGTCCTGCACCTCACCGGCCTGGACTGGCGACTGGATGACACCACCCTGAACGGCGAGATCAGCATGCACGACTTCGCCGGGCCCGGGGCCCGGTTCGACCTGGCGGTGGACGAGATCGATCTGGATCGCTACCTCCCGGAACCGGCGGAGACCGCCAACGGCCCGGGCGAACCGGGCCCGGCCGGTGCCGGGGAGATCGAACTGCCGCTGGAACTGCTGCGCGGCCTGGACCTGGCCGGCGATTTCCGCGTGGGACGCCTCAAGGTGGCCGGCCTGCGGATGAGCGACATCCACGCCCGGCTGCACACCGACAACGGCCTGATCCGGCTCGACCCCACCAGCGCAGCCCTCTACGACGGGCGCTATGAGGGCCGGCTGCAGTTGGACGCCCGCCCGGACATCCCGCAGTACGCCGTGCGGGCCCAGCTCGAGGGCATCGACTTTGACCCGCTGATCACCGATCTCACCGGCGATGAGAGCCTGCTCCTGGGCCGTGGCAACCTGGTGCTGGACGTCACCACCCGGGGTAACAACATGGACGCCCTGACCGCCACGCTCAACGGCAACGGCCGCTTCCGGGTCACCGACGGGGCCATCCGCGGCATCAACCTCGCCAAGACCCTGCGCGACGCCCAGGACCGGCTGCGCGGGCGCAGCCCGGAGGACACAGACGAGCCCCGCCGGACCGACTTCAGTGAGCTGACCGGCAGCTTCGTCATCAACAACGGCGTGGTCCGCAACGACGATCTCAGCGCCCAGTCCCCCCTGCTGCGGGTCACCGGCAACGGCCAGGCCAACCTGCCGGACGAGACCATCGACTACCGCCTGCGCACCAGCGTGGTGGGCACGCTCAAGGGCCAGGACGGCCAGCCGCGCGAGGAACTGCGCGGGCTCACCATCCCGCTGCGGTTCCGCGGCGACCTCTACGACCCCAGCATCAGCGTGGACATCGCCGAGGCCCTGCGCGGCGAACAACTGGAGCGTATCGAACGGGAGGTGGAGCGCGGCCGGGAGCGGTTGCGTGAGGACGTGGAGGACCGCCTGCGGGGGCTGTTCGATTGA